Genomic window (Moritella sp. F3):
ACCCCTGCCATTCTACCTAGGCCTACGTGATCCAGTAGATCATGTACGATTTGACGAATTTCAGCTTCAGAGGATGCCAGTTTATGGAAACGAATTGGTTCTGAAATGATGTCAAAAATTTTCATTCTTGGATTCATCGACGTGTATGGATTTTGGAATACCATTTGCATTTGACGACGAATAGGGCGACGTTCTTTTTCAGATTTAATAGCGGTTAAATCGATACCTTCAAACGTAATTTTACCTTCGTTTGGCGCATACAGCCCTGCGATAATACGGGCGATGGTCGATTTACCTGAACCTGATTCACCTACGAGACCAAAAGTTTCACCTTCTTTAATATCGAAGCTTACTTTGTTTGATGCTTGTACGTATTCACGTTTGCTTTCAAAGAATGAATCTTTAGTCACAAAGCGCAGGCTTACATCGTCAACAGTCAACAGTGGACCCGTGTATTCACGTTGGTCTTCACTTTGGCCTAACCAATGGTTCTTAATATCAATTTGCTTCATCTCGACAGCTTCTTCGATATAGCTTACCAATGGGAAACGATCTAGTTTGATATCTGAACGTGGTACGGCAGAAATAAGGCTGCGCGTATAGTCATGGTCTGGATCACTAAGCACTTGCTTCGTAGGGCCAAATTCAACCAGATCACCGCGATACATTACGGCGATTTTATCAGTCACGTTTGATACTACTCCCATATCATGGGTAACCAGCATACAACCGACGTTTTTCTTGATACAAAGCTCACGGATCAGCGTTAGAATTTGATCTTGGATTGATACATCAAGTGCCGTCGTTGGTTCATCGGCAATGATTAAATCAGGTTCGCAAGACAGGGCAATCGCGATAACCACACGCTGTCTCATACCGCCAGAAAACTGGTGAGGATATTGTTTAATACGTAGTTCAGGTTCTGGAATTCCCACTTGTTCCATCAAGCTAAGTGAACGGCTAACCGCTTCTTCTTTACTTACATCTAAATTCGCAAGGATGGTTTCTACCATTTGCTGTTCGATGGTGAATAGTGGATTAAGCGATGTCATTGGATCTTGGAAGATAAAACCGATTTTAGAGCCACGCACTGAGCGCATTTCTTGCGGTGTTAAACCTGATATTTTTTCACCTTCGAGGAATACTTCGCCGCTCGCGATCACACCCGGTGGGCTTAATAGGTCAATAATGGCATTACCCACAGTTGATTTACCTGCACCAGATTCGCCAACTACACCAACAATTTCACCGCGCTCGATAGAAAACGACAATGATTTCACTGCTGCGTGAACACCATGTCGAGACGGATATTCGATGCGAAGATTTTTTACTTCTAATAAAGACATTACCAGACCCTTATAACTCGATGATTCTACATCCAGTCTGAAAAATTGATTCCATTCATTATCAGCAGTACATGTCACTGATATGTTACGTGAGTATTAATCTGACAAATAAACTGCAATAAAGCAACATAAAAGGTATAAAAATCTAGATTCCGCAAGTTTATTGCACTAAAACGCAGGTTATCTACAGTTTATTTAGATTTATCAAAAATATTTAAGTGACAAAATATAGATTATTTACGTAAAATTAACCAGAAAGTAATATATTAACTATTTGGTAACACCCTTGCTTAACGCGCTATAAATCCAGTTTATGACTGGCCCTGTGGCTTGATCTCGGCGTTTAACAATACCCATCTCAATCAATAATGGGTCAGTGATGTTTGCAGTCGATAATTCTGATATAGCACCTTTATACCAATGTATGTTGGCTACATGTTCTGGTACCAGCGCCCAGCCGATTCCTCTGATGACTAATTCAGTAATGTAATAATAGCTGTCGATATGCCAATGATTTGGTGAAATCGC
Coding sequences:
- a CDS encoding ABC transporter ATP-binding protein; the protein is MSLLEVKNLRIEYPSRHGVHAAVKSLSFSIERGEIVGVVGESGAGKSTVGNAIIDLLSPPGVIASGEVFLEGEKISGLTPQEMRSVRGSKIGFIFQDPMTSLNPLFTIEQQMVETILANLDVSKEEAVSRSLSLMEQVGIPEPELRIKQYPHQFSGGMRQRVVIAIALSCEPDLIIADEPTTALDVSIQDQILTLIRELCIKKNVGCMLVTHDMGVVSNVTDKIAVMYRGDLVEFGPTKQVLSDPDHDYTRSLISAVPRSDIKLDRFPLVSYIEEAVEMKQIDIKNHWLGQSEDQREYTGPLLTVDDVSLRFVTKDSFFESKREYVQASNKVSFDIKEGETFGLVGESGSGKSTIARIIAGLYAPNEGKITFEGIDLTAIKSEKERRPIRRQMQMVFQNPYTSMNPRMKIFDIISEPIRFHKLASSEAEIRQIVHDLLDHVGLGRMAGVKYPHEFSGGQRQRISIARALATRPRLLICDEPTSALDVSVQAQILNLLKDLQDELNLTMLFISHDLPVIRQISDRVGVMQKGKLLEVAPTEELFTNPQHDYSKHLVSLMPEFKGLRDKLAS